A region from the Leptospirillum ferriphilum ML-04 genome encodes:
- a CDS encoding TetR/AcrR family transcriptional regulator: MSADSCEKGQQRKREILSAALSCFAEEGYHATTNRKIACRAGITEGLIYHYFPNKKALLSEIIASNFQKDCSPLYRFLSGWEADRSKRKTPLDPETFPDFLHDLGRTLLDSMDQNKDFHRIIVSEFRLLEEEGEPLYPKLLMELSIQRIVSLFEWWNGSLLLETFSPTRDVWFFTGPIFAFFHFQEILSGKKVFPIDRTDFLEGLITHFLKGIGYQKTTSRTSVSQKRTNS, encoded by the coding sequence ATGTCGGCGGACAGTTGCGAAAAAGGGCAGCAAAGAAAACGGGAGATTTTGTCGGCGGCTCTCTCCTGTTTTGCGGAAGAGGGGTATCATGCGACAACAAACCGAAAAATCGCCTGTCGGGCTGGAATCACGGAAGGCCTGATCTATCATTACTTTCCGAACAAGAAAGCACTTCTTTCGGAAATCATCGCATCAAATTTCCAGAAGGACTGTTCTCCTCTCTACCGCTTTCTTTCCGGATGGGAAGCGGACCGATCGAAGAGGAAAACGCCTTTGGATCCGGAAACGTTCCCCGATTTTCTGCATGACCTGGGAAGGACTCTTCTGGATTCGATGGACCAGAACAAAGACTTTCACCGTATTATTGTGAGCGAATTCCGTTTGCTGGAAGAGGAAGGCGAACCTCTTTACCCCAAGCTTCTCATGGAACTCTCCATCCAGAGGATCGTTTCTCTCTTTGAATGGTGGAACGGTTCCCTTCTGCTGGAAACCTTTTCGCCGACGAGGGACGTGTGGTTTTTTACCGGTCCGATCTTTGCCTTTTTTCATTTTCAGGAAATCCTGTCGGGAAAAAAAGTGTTTCCGATTGACAGGACAGATTTTCTGGAGGGCCTTATCACGCATTTTCTTAAGGGGATTGGTTATCAAAAAACGACATCCCGGACATCCGTATCTCAAAAAAGGACGAACTCATGA
- a CDS encoding multiheme c-type cytochrome, translating to MKSGRLFYFLAIVLVVSSGALGGLHAHANENTYFHRYVGDETCEVCHSSARIGNQFQIWKASPHARAYRDLGSPEALSIARKMGIADPKNDMRCLSCHTTAAGTHLPQVISTFRKRDGVQCESCHGPGEDYSHFSTMIDPVKSHQAGLVDHPEKTCTTCHNPSSPTFQGFDYQKSLSEISHPVPDAYRKEMRDAYGEAQK from the coding sequence ATGAAATCAGGTCGGCTGTTCTATTTCCTTGCAATTGTGCTGGTTGTTTCATCGGGAGCCTTGGGAGGTCTTCATGCCCACGCCAATGAAAACACCTACTTTCACCGATATGTGGGGGATGAAACGTGTGAGGTCTGCCACTCCTCGGCCCGTATCGGAAACCAGTTTCAAATCTGGAAAGCGTCTCCCCATGCCCGGGCCTATCGTGATCTGGGTTCTCCGGAAGCTCTTTCGATCGCACGAAAGATGGGGATTGCCGATCCGAAAAATGACATGCGTTGCCTGTCCTGTCATACAACCGCTGCGGGAACGCATTTACCCCAGGTCATTTCCACGTTTCGCAAAAGAGACGGTGTCCAGTGCGAGTCCTGCCACGGACCGGGGGAAGATTATTCCCATTTCAGCACAATGATCGATCCGGTCAAGAGCCATCAGGCGGGTCTTGTCGATCATCCCGAGAAGACCTGTACGACCTGTCATAACCCTTCTTCTCCGACGTTTCAAGGATTTGACTATCAAAAGTCCCTGAGCGAAATCAGTCATCCGGTTCCGGATGCATACCGGAAAGAAATGCGCGATGCCTATGGAGAGGCCCAGAAATGA
- a CDS encoding HlyD family secretion protein, with protein MTESNGRNGKNGLRSPKVWVPVVGLVVTLLIYGAYMRYNAFYVSTEDSAVDGNIILISANANGRVMEFPLNQGDPVVKGQEVARIDTTGFQRLRQINESNQSAFKDLQKAISTEESLKVLLLNAESQYRRGIRLRKGGFITAQDLENLRTTVDDDRSQLLQAKKVVLSERMRLEITESHPLNYTVHAPIDGQVAERIAQIGEVVSPGQPLLSVVNPRDIWITAKVKETRMTSVRVGQPVDIDVDTYPERKFHGHVERILPVSAAAVSLLPPENASGTFVKVIQRIPVRIHVDDAGPYILRPGMSTEVRIHIRKGSPW; from the coding sequence ATGACAGAATCGAACGGGAGAAATGGGAAAAACGGGTTGAGAAGTCCCAAGGTGTGGGTTCCGGTGGTCGGGCTTGTGGTCACCCTGCTGATCTATGGCGCCTATATGCGGTACAACGCCTTTTATGTTTCTACGGAAGACTCCGCCGTGGACGGGAATATTATCCTGATTTCGGCCAACGCGAACGGCCGCGTCATGGAGTTTCCCCTGAACCAGGGAGATCCGGTCGTCAAGGGGCAGGAAGTTGCGCGAATCGATACGACTGGATTTCAGCGGCTACGGCAGATTAACGAATCGAACCAGAGCGCTTTCAAGGACCTTCAGAAAGCGATTTCGACCGAGGAGTCACTCAAAGTTCTTCTCCTGAACGCCGAATCCCAGTACCGGCGGGGAATCCGTCTCCGCAAGGGAGGATTTATTACTGCCCAGGATCTTGAAAATCTCCGGACCACCGTGGATGACGACCGTTCACAGCTTCTGCAGGCAAAAAAGGTTGTTCTGTCCGAACGGATGAGGCTCGAAATCACCGAGTCCCATCCCCTGAACTATACGGTGCATGCTCCGATCGATGGTCAGGTCGCAGAACGGATCGCCCAGATCGGTGAAGTCGTTTCCCCCGGACAGCCCCTTCTGTCCGTGGTGAATCCCCGGGATATCTGGATCACGGCCAAGGTCAAGGAAACCCGGATGACGAGCGTCCGGGTGGGGCAGCCCGTTGATATCGATGTGGATACCTATCCGGAGCGGAAGTTTCACGGTCATGTGGAACGGATTCTTCCGGTTTCTGCGGCCGCAGTGTCGCTTCTCCCTCCGGAGAACGCCTCCGGAACGTTTGTGAAAGTCATTCAGAGGATTCCCGTCCGGATTCACGTTGATGACGCGGGCCCCTACATTCTCCGTCCGGGCATGTCGACCGAGGTTCGTATCCACATCCGGAAAGGTTCGCCGTGGTAA
- a CDS encoding DHA2 family efflux MFS transporter permease subunit, translating into MPESGSLVGDSPHYRWWALTVVMVGLFLPVLDTTIVNVGLPNMVGSLDTNTDEVRWVITAYAMAFAIVTLASAWTRTIFGVKRLYLISTFVFTFSSFLCGLSPNLNAMIFFRVLQAVGGGLMMPLGFTIITEAFRPEERAKAFGFFGVVIVLAPTIGPILGGYLIDNFNWRDIFFVNIPVGILSFALTFFFLRKDTAQTVVPFDFAGFISLGTSLAFLLVGLTEGQRWGWTARFVYECWLVSAVSFWIYLFTAFRVKHPIIDLTVFRDWDFSAIMVLNILRAISLFGRMFLLPLFVQTFNRFPATDAGMLQLPASLIAGIFMPVMGHVSGIISDRGKRLIMLSGFILLASAQFMFAFLTQITSFYQILIPQLVFGLSLGMVNALLSSLPQNLVERKHIGLASTLQSNMLQIGGSIGVAILGNILDHRSASIYSEYQSHVTRGTYSVQEATQTLSSRLSEGGHLFLFPGRVQAELSSLVHTQASISGYNMTFIWAALFAAMGIPVILLMRRFSPKGQDGAQREGVIAE; encoded by the coding sequence ATGCCGGAGTCCGGGAGTCTCGTCGGAGACTCTCCCCATTACAGGTGGTGGGCCCTGACGGTCGTCATGGTCGGGCTGTTCCTGCCGGTTCTGGACACCACGATTGTGAACGTCGGTCTTCCGAATATGGTGGGAAGTCTTGACACCAATACCGATGAAGTCCGCTGGGTCATCACCGCCTATGCGATGGCATTTGCGATCGTGACGCTGGCGAGCGCCTGGACGCGGACAATCTTTGGGGTCAAGCGTCTTTATCTGATCTCGACGTTTGTCTTTACGTTCTCCTCTTTTCTGTGCGGTCTTTCCCCGAACCTGAACGCCATGATCTTCTTCCGGGTTCTGCAGGCGGTCGGAGGAGGTCTGATGATGCCGCTCGGGTTCACGATCATCACGGAAGCGTTTCGTCCCGAAGAACGGGCCAAGGCATTCGGTTTCTTCGGGGTGGTCATTGTCCTTGCCCCGACGATCGGTCCGATCCTCGGCGGCTATCTGATCGACAATTTCAACTGGCGGGATATCTTTTTCGTCAATATTCCGGTCGGGATACTGTCTTTTGCACTGACGTTCTTCTTTTTGAGAAAAGACACGGCCCAGACGGTCGTTCCTTTCGATTTCGCCGGATTCATCTCGCTGGGGACGAGCCTGGCCTTTCTTCTGGTCGGATTGACAGAGGGGCAACGATGGGGGTGGACGGCCCGTTTTGTCTACGAGTGCTGGCTGGTGTCCGCGGTTTCTTTCTGGATCTATCTCTTCACCGCGTTCCGTGTCAAACATCCCATCATTGACCTGACCGTCTTTCGTGACTGGGATTTCTCTGCCATTATGGTTCTGAATATCTTGCGGGCGATCAGTCTGTTTGGCCGGATGTTTCTGCTCCCGCTGTTTGTCCAGACCTTCAACCGGTTTCCGGCGACCGACGCCGGAATGCTGCAGCTTCCTGCTTCCCTGATTGCGGGGATTTTCATGCCGGTGATGGGACATGTTTCCGGGATCATTTCCGACCGGGGGAAACGGCTGATCATGCTTTCCGGATTTATCCTCCTGGCATCGGCCCAGTTCATGTTTGCCTTTCTGACGCAGATTACAAGCTTCTACCAGATTCTGATTCCCCAGCTGGTTTTCGGATTGTCGCTGGGAATGGTCAACGCGCTTCTGTCGAGCCTGCCGCAGAATCTTGTCGAACGAAAACATATCGGGTTGGCATCCACCCTGCAGAGCAACATGCTTCAGATCGGCGGCTCAATCGGAGTGGCGATTCTGGGAAACATCCTGGACCATCGTTCGGCCTCGATTTATTCGGAGTATCAATCCCACGTCACCCGGGGAACGTATTCCGTGCAGGAGGCCACCCAGACCCTTTCTTCCAGATTGTCGGAAGGAGGACATCTTTTTTTGTTTCCCGGACGCGTACAGGCGGAACTGTCCAGCCTTGTGCATACACAGGCATCGATATCCGGATACAACATGACGTTTATCTGGGCTGCCCTGTTTGCCGCGATGGGAATTCCGGTCATTCTGCTGATGCGGCGATTTTCGCCAAAAGGCCAGGACGGTGCTCAAAGAGAAGGGGTTATTGCGGAATGA
- a CDS encoding TolC family protein — protein MIKRWKEILSILMILAFLGEGTGIGFAGEGEEGNADGTISLADVLSGTPISLGEALDEAMSRRPALHDFQHQVEAQKDVVGEARSSYMPQLSASYQNIYGNSFLGVFLFPGFQYFDLNILTVTLNQNIYDFGRTSSQVKQARMAKNVAQSALKKEVLDLRQDVTVSYLTLLMAQHALKSAFSGVRDARHHLSEAEARLSAGVGIRLDVTQARVNLETALLQRIRATNDFRTAQIELSRSIGIKKNPHYVAREISLDRFKRAIRLEADIRLAYRERPDLQQIEATVREGEARLANAKSQNWPSINGIGQYFMSSIPGQALGITYMPNYPFSTFNIGGVVNVPIFEGGLISHQVHEARSRLASTNDQLSEAKLRVAAEVREAALNVRAALQRWSEARTAFESARENDRLVEKSFKVGTARSVDVVDAETSLRQAREDLIQARYDWAIQMIRYRHSLGDMSMNLPAR, from the coding sequence ATGATAAAACGATGGAAGGAAATCCTTTCGATTCTGATGATACTTGCCTTTCTGGGGGAGGGAACGGGGATCGGTTTTGCCGGGGAGGGGGAAGAGGGGAATGCCGACGGGACGATTTCCCTGGCTGATGTCCTGTCCGGAACGCCGATTTCTCTTGGTGAAGCCCTGGACGAAGCGATGTCCCGAAGACCGGCGCTGCATGATTTCCAGCACCAGGTCGAAGCCCAGAAAGATGTTGTGGGAGAAGCCCGGTCCTCCTATATGCCCCAGCTTTCGGCAAGCTATCAGAATATCTATGGGAACAGCTTTCTGGGAGTGTTCCTTTTTCCGGGATTCCAGTACTTTGATCTCAATATTCTGACCGTTACCCTGAATCAGAACATCTATGATTTCGGGCGGACCTCCTCCCAGGTCAAACAGGCCCGGATGGCCAAAAACGTTGCCCAGTCCGCCCTGAAGAAGGAAGTTCTGGATCTCCGCCAGGATGTGACGGTGTCCTACCTGACGCTTCTGATGGCGCAACATGCCCTGAAATCGGCTTTTTCCGGTGTCCGGGATGCGAGGCACCATTTGTCGGAGGCTGAAGCCAGGCTTTCCGCCGGGGTTGGAATTCGACTGGATGTCACCCAGGCCCGGGTGAATCTGGAGACGGCCCTTCTTCAGAGAATCCGGGCGACAAACGACTTTCGGACAGCGCAGATAGAGCTTTCCCGGAGTATCGGGATCAAGAAAAATCCGCATTATGTGGCCCGGGAAATTTCCCTGGACCGCTTTAAACGGGCCATCCGTCTTGAAGCGGATATTCGTCTGGCCTATCGGGAGCGCCCTGACCTCCAGCAGATCGAAGCCACGGTCCGGGAAGGCGAAGCCCGGCTTGCAAATGCCAAATCCCAGAATTGGCCGTCCATTAATGGAATTGGCCAGTATTTTATGTCCAGCATTCCGGGCCAGGCGCTGGGGATCACCTATATGCCAAACTATCCTTTTTCCACCTTCAATATCGGGGGTGTGGTGAACGTCCCGATTTTTGAAGGGGGCCTGATTTCCCATCAGGTTCACGAGGCCAGATCCCGTCTGGCATCGACGAACGACCAGCTGTCCGAGGCAAAGCTCCGGGTGGCGGCCGAAGTGAGGGAAGCCGCTCTGAATGTGCGCGCGGCCCTTCAGCGATGGAGCGAAGCCCGGACAGCGTTTGAAAGCGCCCGGGAAAATGATCGTCTGGTCGAGAAATCGTTCAAGGTCGGAACGGCCCGTTCGGTCGATGTGGTCGATGCCGAGACTTCTCTCCGGCAGGCCCGGGAAGATCTGATCCAGGCCCGTTACGACTGGGCGATTCAGATGATCCGTTACCGGCACAGTCTGGGGGACATGTCGATGAACCTCCCGGCCCGGTGA
- a CDS encoding HlyD family secretion protein, translated as MKKPLTFVAILLGVGALVIGGFLWWNHSRHVVSTEDATVSGRPYPVTVRIPGTVIDVRVHDNQPVRKGQILFRLDTGDYQTKLMSDEGSLEIARKRVDVDQARIQEVQAEEERIESDLKRISRLRRGGYSSTQSLIHLRLALKGAKARIQSLENQIRADQGMIERRTAQVAEDRLNLSYTTVLSPVDGQMTVKSVVRGLYVSPGTPLGYVVPYHVWVIANLKESRLTYVRPGNPVDIRVDAYPGRVFHGHVASIQQTTGAVMSLLPPENATGNFTKVVQRVPVRIELDPGTDPRHLLRLGLSVVPVIHVNPDDPPFQTRTGSGSGRP; from the coding sequence TTGAAGAAGCCACTGACATTTGTTGCCATCCTTCTGGGCGTGGGGGCATTGGTCATCGGGGGATTCCTCTGGTGGAACCACAGCCGCCATGTTGTCTCGACGGAAGATGCCACCGTTTCGGGCCGGCCCTATCCTGTCACTGTACGCATTCCCGGGACGGTGATCGATGTTCGCGTCCATGACAATCAGCCGGTCCGAAAGGGCCAGATTCTCTTTCGACTGGATACGGGAGACTATCAGACAAAACTGATGTCGGATGAAGGCAGTCTGGAAATTGCCAGGAAGAGAGTGGACGTTGATCAGGCACGGATCCAGGAGGTACAGGCCGAAGAAGAGCGCATAGAGTCCGACCTGAAACGGATCTCCCGCTTAAGAAGGGGCGGGTATTCGTCAACACAAAGCCTGATCCATCTGCGACTGGCGCTGAAAGGGGCGAAGGCGCGTATACAGAGCCTGGAAAATCAGATCCGGGCGGACCAGGGGATGATTGAACGCAGGACGGCCCAGGTGGCCGAAGATCGGCTGAATCTTTCCTACACGACGGTCCTTTCTCCCGTGGACGGACAGATGACGGTGAAGTCGGTTGTCCGTGGACTGTATGTTTCCCCGGGGACTCCTCTGGGGTATGTTGTCCCGTATCATGTCTGGGTGATCGCGAATCTGAAGGAAAGCCGACTGACCTACGTCCGTCCGGGAAATCCCGTGGATATTCGTGTGGATGCCTATCCGGGGAGGGTTTTTCACGGGCATGTCGCAAGTATCCAGCAGACAACCGGCGCGGTCATGTCTCTTCTTCCTCCGGAGAATGCCACGGGAAACTTCACCAAAGTGGTCCAGCGGGTTCCTGTCCGGATCGAGCTTGATCCCGGGACCGACCCGCGGCATCTCCTGCGACTGGGTCTGTCTGTGGTGCCGGTGATCCATGTCAACCCCGACGATCCGCCCTTTCAGACAAGGACGGGATCCGGGTCTGGACGACCATAA
- a CDS encoding DHA2 family efflux MFS transporter permease subunit, whose translation METTVSEVEDNHPGYPLSLRVPLTLTAIGATLIETIDSTVVNVGLPKMMGGLDASVDEIAWVITAYSIGNVLMIPMTRFVSDRIGRKKYFTVSILLFTLFSYLCAVSTSLMWVVVFRLLQGVTGAAFFATSQTLLIEAFPKEQIGLANALFAVGISLGPALGPVIGGYLVYHETWPWMFYINVPIGIVLTVMSWRFVPDSPYAIEKEETDFWGILLLLTGIPALQTFLEDGQRFDWFSSPLIRICFLIWIVSLPLFVVRQFFARHPLIDLRVLKNRSLSAGSIGLFLLGTVYFGTLFTVPLMGQSLLGWNPLLTGIVLLPGILGFAFTSMLVGGSMGKLPLFPILLLGVTMVEISLFQLSSISPLVSPDAFFWPLMFRGMGLACLFPPIMTLAMATLPRQMVASGAAIVSMMGQLGGAIGIAVLATLMQRDAQLHRSYLSANLVPSGVTLNERIDRLTTLLAGRGMSWEEARKAAVAMINQSLDGQSLMLTYGNLYVVVGTVALVLILLVFLFEKTPLSHPRRTRTNLLSPQTGGTPEGS comes from the coding sequence ATGGAAACGACGGTTTCAGAGGTCGAAGACAACCATCCGGGATATCCCCTGTCCCTTCGCGTTCCTCTCACTCTGACCGCGATCGGAGCGACCCTGATCGAAACGATAGACTCGACAGTCGTGAACGTCGGACTTCCGAAGATGATGGGAGGTCTTGATGCCTCGGTCGACGAAATTGCGTGGGTCATTACCGCATACTCCATCGGCAACGTCCTGATGATTCCGATGACCCGGTTTGTCAGTGACCGGATCGGACGCAAAAAATACTTTACGGTTTCGATTCTGCTTTTTACTCTCTTCTCCTATCTGTGTGCAGTGTCCACATCCCTGATGTGGGTTGTCGTTTTTCGCCTGTTGCAGGGAGTGACCGGCGCGGCGTTTTTTGCCACCAGCCAGACACTTCTGATCGAAGCATTCCCCAAGGAGCAGATCGGACTGGCCAATGCGCTTTTTGCAGTTGGAATCAGTCTCGGTCCGGCTCTGGGGCCCGTGATCGGAGGCTATCTCGTCTATCACGAAACCTGGCCCTGGATGTTCTATATCAATGTGCCCATCGGCATTGTCCTGACAGTGATGTCCTGGAGGTTTGTTCCGGATTCTCCTTACGCCATCGAGAAGGAGGAGACGGACTTCTGGGGGATTCTTCTTCTTTTGACCGGGATTCCCGCTCTTCAGACCTTTCTGGAAGACGGTCAACGGTTCGACTGGTTTTCCTCCCCCCTGATCCGGATCTGTTTTTTGATCTGGATCGTGAGTCTGCCCCTCTTTGTTGTCCGCCAGTTTTTTGCCAGACATCCCCTCATCGATCTCCGGGTGCTGAAAAACCGCTCCCTGTCCGCCGGGTCCATAGGACTTTTTCTGTTGGGAACCGTGTATTTCGGAACGCTTTTCACCGTTCCCCTCATGGGCCAGAGTCTCCTGGGATGGAACCCTCTTCTGACCGGCATCGTCCTGTTGCCGGGGATCCTCGGATTTGCTTTTACGTCCATGCTTGTGGGGGGATCCATGGGAAAACTCCCGCTGTTCCCGATCCTTCTTCTCGGAGTGACAATGGTGGAAATCTCTCTGTTTCAGCTTTCTTCCATTTCTCCTCTGGTCTCTCCGGACGCCTTTTTCTGGCCGCTGATGTTCCGGGGGATGGGACTTGCCTGCCTCTTTCCCCCGATCATGACCCTGGCGATGGCGACTCTACCGAGACAAATGGTGGCCTCCGGCGCCGCCATCGTCAGCATGATGGGACAGCTTGGGGGTGCCATCGGCATCGCCGTTCTTGCAACTCTGATGCAGCGGGACGCCCAGCTTCATCGGAGTTACCTTTCCGCCAATCTTGTTCCCTCCGGCGTGACCCTGAACGAGAGGATCGATCGACTGACCACTCTTCTGGCCGGCCGGGGAATGTCCTGGGAGGAGGCAAGAAAGGCAGCTGTTGCGATGATCAACCAGAGTCTGGACGGCCAATCACTGATGCTGACGTACGGCAATTTGTATGTTGTTGTCGGAACCGTGGCACTTGTGCTCATCCTTCTGGTGTTCCTGTTCGAAAAGACGCCGCTCTCCCATCCCCGCCGAACCCGGACGAACCTTCTTTCCCCGCAAACAGGGGGAACACCGGAGGGATCATAA
- the hrcA gene encoding heat-inducible transcriptional repressor HrcA, whose amino-acid sequence MSEPLDERSWTVLSATVNGYIRMAAPVGSRVVNRLFGLSYSPATIRNVMADLEEEGYLTHPHTSAGRIPTAKGFRYFVDNSSFSMQETLPESASLSSFLDVILDESSPLDLVDVLSSVMNLVARLTNYTAIVLEPGTRNEEKLLSFELIPVGERHILAILVTDSGAVYKRTVLLPEGSRTKEIVFLGDSLNASSRNVQLSEIREKLFDEMELLGEAYRETLQQLFFLNRMPEMKLFRASRFAEMPEFSDSSILHSLMEVFEEKMALLEIFEDLVRHGGVSVQIGSENPIPGLKPCTLVSVPLLNGEVWLGSVGLVGPVRMQYDQVIPVMQYLSVRLNDWIQNTLPSQSPSTT is encoded by the coding sequence GTGTCCGAACCGCTGGATGAAAGAAGCTGGACAGTCTTGAGTGCGACGGTCAACGGGTATATCCGGATGGCTGCTCCCGTAGGGTCACGTGTCGTAAACCGTCTGTTCGGCCTTTCCTATTCTCCTGCGACGATCCGGAATGTGATGGCTGATCTGGAAGAAGAAGGTTATCTGACGCATCCCCATACCTCGGCCGGCCGTATTCCGACAGCCAAAGGATTTCGTTATTTTGTCGACAATTCCTCGTTCTCGATGCAGGAGACCCTTCCGGAGTCGGCATCCCTGTCTTCGTTTCTGGATGTCATTCTGGACGAGTCCTCCCCGCTGGACCTTGTGGATGTGCTCTCGAGCGTCATGAATCTCGTGGCACGACTGACGAACTATACCGCGATCGTTCTGGAGCCGGGAACACGAAACGAAGAGAAATTGTTATCCTTCGAGCTGATTCCTGTGGGAGAGAGGCATATCCTGGCGATCCTCGTGACGGATTCGGGGGCGGTCTACAAGCGCACAGTGCTCCTTCCCGAAGGTTCCCGCACGAAGGAAATTGTTTTTCTGGGGGATTCCCTGAACGCTTCTTCCCGCAATGTCCAGCTCTCGGAAATCCGGGAAAAGCTTTTTGACGAGATGGAGCTTCTCGGAGAAGCTTACAGAGAAACTCTTCAGCAACTTTTTTTTCTGAACCGGATGCCGGAAATGAAGCTTTTCCGGGCTTCCCGTTTTGCCGAAATGCCAGAATTTTCGGATTCTTCGATCCTTCATTCATTGATGGAGGTTTTTGAGGAAAAAATGGCTTTGCTGGAGATTTTTGAAGATCTTGTCCGGCATGGGGGGGTTTCCGTACAGATCGGGTCCGAAAATCCGATTCCGGGGTTGAAGCCCTGCACGCTGGTATCGGTTCCTCTGCTGAACGGTGAAGTCTGGCTCGGTTCGGTTGGACTGGTCGGTCCTGTCCGGATGCAATACGATCAGGTGATTCCGGTCATGCAGTATCTGTCGGTCCGGCTGAACGACTGGATCCAGAATACGTTGCCTTCTCAATCACCTTCAACAACTTAG
- a CDS encoding nucleotide exchange factor GrpE, giving the protein MDDPKKPESFEEEAEAFQEDPAPPSPEGEVEEAAKEGEENPWREKYIRLLADFDNYRKRVAREQEESRKFANESLLKAFLPILDNLERALFHFGKVSSPSPELKALADGVKLTEKQFLELLEKNHVTRVPAQGSVFDPNVHEAMGFSPSEGFEEGAIVDVYQQGYMMQGRLLRPALVTVAQKKEEQSGG; this is encoded by the coding sequence ATGGACGATCCAAAGAAACCCGAATCCTTTGAGGAGGAAGCCGAGGCATTTCAGGAAGACCCCGCTCCTCCCTCCCCGGAAGGGGAAGTGGAAGAGGCCGCGAAAGAGGGAGAAGAAAATCCCTGGCGGGAAAAGTACATTCGTCTCCTGGCCGATTTTGACAATTATCGGAAGAGAGTGGCAAGAGAGCAGGAAGAGTCCCGGAAGTTTGCCAACGAATCCCTTTTGAAGGCTTTTTTGCCAATTCTGGACAATCTGGAGCGGGCCCTTTTTCATTTCGGAAAAGTCTCTTCTCCTTCTCCGGAACTGAAGGCTCTGGCAGACGGCGTGAAACTGACGGAAAAGCAGTTTCTTGAGCTCCTGGAAAAAAACCATGTCACCCGGGTTCCGGCCCAGGGAAGCGTTTTTGACCCCAATGTGCATGAGGCCATGGGGTTTTCCCCTTCCGAAGGCTTCGAGGAAGGGGCGATTGTGGATGTCTATCAGCAAGGCTACATGATGCAGGGACGGCTTCTTCGTCCCGCTCTGGTCACAGTGGCCCAGAAAAAAGAAGAACAATCCGGAGGCTGA